The Sphingobacterium lactis sequence AGGTGAGGCTGTCAAGTCGTTGCTGGAAGCCTTAGGCCATCTTGACAAAGCGCCGAAATCAAAAACGTTAGGGGGCAGAAAATCAGCCGTATATAAAGAACTGACAGCAATCTACGCCAATTGGAATGAATTTGCGCTGCAGGAAAAATACAGCAAGCTCTCTTTGGATCTGGCACGCGAGCAACAGGACCCGATGGCCATTTTTGATGGATATATGCTACTGGGCTATCTCTATGAACAGCAATATCTTACGCAGACCACGGAACTTTCTTATCGGAACTCCGCGGAAACATACTACCTCAAGGCGCTTGACACCTATCTCCAAAATGAGGGGGAGATGCCCATTCCATCCAACCTGTCCTTTGTGGCAAACAACTTAGCCCATCTCTATTTTAAACATTTCCCACGCACCTACCGCGAAAAAGCAATATCCTTTGCGGAGTTGGCCCGCCAAAAGGGAGAAGAGACCAAACAATACAATCTGGTAGCATCCTCCTATGGCATTATGGCGGAAATGGAACTGCAGGATGGAAACGCCGCCAAAGCGAAGGAGTACCTGTTGGCATCGCTTATTGCCATGAACAAAAGTACGGTACAGGATCAACAGATTCTCATGAGTATCTATGAAAGTCTGGCCAAGGCCAGCGAAGAGGAAGGGGATTATAAGGAAGCCATCCAATATTACAAACGGTATGTAGAAACCTTCTCGGCTTTCTATGATCAGGAAAAGCTCAACCTGAGTAAACGCTTGGAGGCGCAATACGAAAAAGATAAGCAGGAACAGCAGATGGCGACGCTCACCTTGGAGTCGGAGAAAAAAGAACAGCAGATCCGGTTGATGGAAGCGCTGGGTTTGCAGCAGCGGCAAGAACTGGAGAACATGACCCTGATCCGGGCCAATCAATCGAAGGAATTGGAGCTCTCTAAACTCCACACGGAAAGACAGGCTCAGGAAATTCAGCTCAATAAATTAGAAGCCAAGAATAAAGAGCAGCAAATCGATCTATTTCAAAAAGAGCTCAACCTGAAGGATAAATTAAACACCTATTACATCGCTTTGCTATTGGCTTTCCTCCTACTGCTGGGACTGGTATTGTACGCTTACCGGCAACGGTCGAAACACCTCAGGCAGCAGATCGATTTAAAGAACTTAGAGCTGGCTCAGGAACGTCAGGATGTAAAGATTGCGACCCTGACCGCGCTCTTGGATGGACAGGAACAGGAACGTGCCAGGATAGCCCGGGATTTGCACGATGGTTTGGGCGGATTGCTTTCCGGAACAAAGCTACACCTCTCCCAACTCAATGAACAACTGCTCCAGCAGAATAAAATGAAAATGGAGAAAGGGATCACACAACTGGATATGGCCGTCGATGAGCTTCGCCGCGTAGCCCATAACCTGACACCTGACCTCCTGCAGAAATTTGGTTTGTTCGAAGCCTTGCAGGAATACGCCAGGAGGATGAGTAATGAAACTCTCGAGATCGACGTTCAATTCCTCTACTTCAAGACACCACTTCCAGCAGAAAGTGAACTCCTCCTCTACCGCATCATCCAGGAGTTAGTGAATAATGCGATCAAGCACGCCAATCCCACCCAGGTGATTATCCAATTGGTGGAGGAAGACAACGCCTACCTTGTAACGGTAGAAGACGATGGTACCGGATTCGATTACCTCCGACAACAGGGTAACTCTGCAGGTTTACTCAACATTCAGTCACGGGTGGAGTTTCTGAAAGGCGTGCTGCATGTACAATCCGATCCCGGAAAGGGATCTAGTTTCGAAATCACATTTCCAAAATCTACAACGATATGATCAATATAGCCATTGCCGATGACCACCCGCTTCTCCTTGAGGGGTTAAAGAATATCCTGGCACAGGAGGATGATCTGGATATCATTGGTTGTTATCCGGACGCGGAGACCATGCATACTGCCCTTACACAGGATAAAATCGATATCCTATTATTGGACATTAACCTTAC is a genomic window containing:
- a CDS encoding sensor histidine kinase — encoded protein: MVKKLFIFFFSLCSLYPIAHGQDMLQKLQSEYQGSKLQDPERFYRSGRYAQALFFNQQEDMAFHILKQEVQRASTLSESKYAAYLNTVLAINKMIAEEPAVAKQYITKARNLANRTSDLEIKGYVAYGHGWLLARQQQEGEAVKSLLEALGHLDKAPKSKTLGGRKSAVYKELTAIYANWNEFALQEKYSKLSLDLAREQQDPMAIFDGYMLLGYLYEQQYLTQTTELSYRNSAETYYLKALDTYLQNEGEMPIPSNLSFVANNLAHLYFKHFPRTYREKAISFAELARQKGEETKQYNLVASSYGIMAEMELQDGNAAKAKEYLLASLIAMNKSTVQDQQILMSIYESLAKASEEEGDYKEAIQYYKRYVETFSAFYDQEKLNLSKRLEAQYEKDKQEQQMATLTLESEKKEQQIRLMEALGLQQRQELENMTLIRANQSKELELSKLHTERQAQEIQLNKLEAKNKEQQIDLFQKELNLKDKLNTYYIALLLAFLLLLGLVLYAYRQRSKHLRQQIDLKNLELAQERQDVKIATLTALLDGQEQERARIARDLHDGLGGLLSGTKLHLSQLNEQLLQQNKMKMEKGITQLDMAVDELRRVAHNLTPDLLQKFGLFEALQEYARRMSNETLEIDVQFLYFKTPLPAESELLLYRIIQELVNNAIKHANPTQVIIQLVEEDNAYLVTVEDDGTGFDYLRQQGNSAGLLNIQSRVEFLKGVLHVQSDPGKGSSFEITFPKSTTI